From a single Candidatus Omnitrophota bacterium genomic region:
- a CDS encoding NAD(P)H-dependent glycerol-3-phosphate dehydrogenase, with translation MNTKKITVIGDGGWGTTLAMMLNAKGNKVALWGAFPDYIETMKSARENVKFLPGIKIPDPISLTSDLAGAVRDADILVLAVPSQHMREVAGRMKGIKLEGKLLVSVSKGIENRSLVRMSQVVQDVLGKVRIGVLSGPTISYEVARGLPTTVVAASEDEKTAQEIQDLFMTETFRVYTNTDLIGVELGGSIKNVIAIAAGISDGMGFGVNTKSGMLVRGIVEIARLGIAMGAKQETFYGISGLGDLVTTCVSTHGRNRWFGEEIGKGKNPEQVLKSTEMVVEGVGTAESCHELQKKYSVEMPIAEEIYAIIYKGKDPKTAVRDLMTRKKKSESYN, from the coding sequence ATGAACACTAAAAAAATAACTGTAATAGGCGACGGAGGGTGGGGAACGACCCTGGCGATGATGTTAAACGCCAAGGGCAATAAGGTGGCGTTGTGGGGCGCATTCCCGGATTACATCGAGACGATGAAGTCCGCGAGGGAGAACGTGAAATTCCTGCCCGGCATTAAAATTCCGGATCCAATATCGCTTACCTCCGACCTCGCGGGCGCGGTCCGCGATGCAGACATCCTCGTGCTCGCCGTACCTTCGCAGCACATGAGAGAGGTCGCCGGCCGGATGAAAGGCATAAAGCTCGAAGGGAAACTATTAGTCAGCGTTTCAAAAGGAATAGAGAACCGTTCTCTTGTGAGGATGTCCCAGGTCGTCCAAGACGTTCTCGGGAAAGTCAGGATCGGCGTCCTTTCCGGCCCGACGATATCATACGAGGTCGCGCGCGGGCTTCCCACGACGGTCGTCGCCGCTTCAGAAGACGAAAAGACCGCGCAGGAGATACAAGACCTCTTCATGACCGAAACTTTCAGGGTATACACGAATACCGACCTCATAGGCGTAGAACTGGGTGGTTCGATAAAGAATGTCATAGCTATCGCCGCAGGAATATCCGACGGGATGGGTTTCGGCGTAAATACAAAATCCGGCATGCTCGTAAGAGGTATCGTCGAGATAGCCCGGCTCGGTATCGCGATGGGGGCCAAACAGGAGACATTCTACGGTATCAGCGGTTTGGGAGACCTAGTGACTACCTGTGTGAGCACCCACGGCAGGAACAGGTGGTTTGGCGAGGAGATCGGGAAGGGCAAGAACCCCGAGCAGGTCCTTAAATCGACAGAGATGGTCGTCGAGGGCGTCGGCACTGCCGAATCCTGCCACGAACTGCAAAAGAAATACAGCGTCGAGATGCCGATAGCGGAAGAGATCTACGCCATCATATACAAGGGCAAGGATCCCAAGACCGCGGTCCGCGACCTCATGACGCGCAAGAAGAAGTCGGAAAGCTATAACTAA
- the pgsA gene encoding CDP-diacylglycerol--glycerol-3-phosphate 3-phosphatidyltransferase, whose product MNIANKITILRILLTPVFLGLILYYKPEQDHLRFIALTIFVIAVLTDAIDGFLARVLKQKTPLGTIMDPIADKFLLITSFIALTVWSGSIKLPLWVPIIVVSRDIIIAIGVVVIFLTNGDIKIAPSVLGKLTTFFQMMAIISVLLLYKHSEYIWYLAVIFTLASGIGYILRGARLLNGTHGKK is encoded by the coding sequence ATGAACATCGCAAACAAGATAACGATACTCAGGATCCTCTTGACGCCGGTTTTTTTAGGCCTCATCCTCTATTACAAGCCGGAACAGGACCATTTGAGATTCATCGCGCTCACGATATTCGTGATAGCCGTGCTTACCGACGCCATAGACGGTTTCCTGGCGCGCGTCCTCAAACAAAAGACGCCCCTAGGCACGATAATGGACCCGATAGCCGACAAGTTCCTGCTCATAACGTCATTTATCGCGCTTACGGTCTGGAGCGGAAGCATAAAGCTGCCTCTCTGGGTTCCCATAATCGTAGTCAGCCGCGATATAATCATAGCCATAGGCGTCGTAGTAATTTTCCTGACCAACGGCGACATCAAGATAGCGCCCAGCGTGCTCGGGAAGCTGACCACTTTCTTCCAGATGATGGCGATAATCAGCGTCCTTTTGCTATACAAGCATTCCGAATATATATGGTACCTCGCGGTGATATTTACCCTTGCGTCGGGCATCGGTTACATATTGCGCGGGGCAAGGCTCCTGAACGGGACGCACGGGAAAAAATAA
- the plsY gene encoding glycerol-3-phosphate 1-O-acyltransferase PlsY, with product MLIAASFILCYLIGSIPTSFLVAKYLKGIDIREHGSGNVGATNTARVVGKLPGLLVLVIDILKGWVCVALVAKMFIRLGVTSIEPGTYALMLGCMAIIGHIWTVFLGFKGGKGIATSSGVFIGVAPNVFFVALAIWIIIFAWKRYVSLASIISAVSIPIMLAVMPYPPVFVLITAVMCGITVYKHYPNIKRLVRGEEHGFTFGKKDEH from the coding sequence ATGCTTATCGCGGCCTCTTTTATACTCTGCTATCTCATAGGATCGATCCCGACGAGTTTTCTCGTCGCTAAATATTTAAAGGGGATCGATATCCGCGAACACGGCAGCGGAAACGTCGGGGCGACAAATACGGCCAGGGTCGTAGGAAAGCTCCCGGGCCTTTTGGTGCTCGTCATCGATATCCTGAAGGGATGGGTCTGCGTCGCGCTCGTCGCGAAGATGTTTATCCGTCTCGGCGTGACGTCTATAGAGCCCGGCACTTACGCGCTAATGCTCGGCTGTATGGCGATCATCGGGCACATCTGGACGGTCTTTTTGGGTTTCAAGGGCGGGAAGGGGATCGCGACCTCATCCGGCGTATTCATCGGGGTGGCGCCGAACGTATTCTTCGTAGCCTTAGCGATATGGATAATAATTTTCGCGTGGAAACGCTACGTCTCGCTCGCCTCGATAATAAGCGCGGTCTCGATACCCATAATGCTGGCGGTCATGCCGTATCCGCCGGTATTCGTGCTTATAACCGCGGTCATGTGCGGGATCACCGTCTACAAGCATTATCCTAATATAAAGAGGCTGGTGCGGGGCGAAGAACACGGTTTCACTTTCGGGAAAAAAGATGAACACTAA
- the lepB gene encoding signal peptidase I, with protein MTDKEAKKNKSWFRETVEIIVVAVLLAFVIKIFIFEFYKIPSGSMMPTLLIGDRIVVVKFIYGPRLPFVNFRLPGFREPKTGDIVVFKAPPPNPEVSFIKRFIAGPGDTVEIKDGKIVLNGKVVEDPPAFRRIYYYNRGDVWQGDKPITVPNDSYLVLGDNSANSKDSRYWGFVPKSGLIGKAVFVLMPFNRMQIITDK; from the coding sequence ATGACGGATAAAGAGGCCAAGAAAAATAAATCCTGGTTCAGGGAGACGGTCGAGATAATCGTCGTCGCCGTTCTCCTGGCGTTCGTGATCAAGATCTTCATATTCGAGTTCTATAAGATCCCCTCCGGCTCGATGATGCCGACCCTCCTTATCGGCGATAGGATCGTCGTAGTGAAGTTCATTTACGGGCCGCGGCTGCCGTTCGTAAATTTCCGGCTTCCGGGATTCAGGGAGCCGAAGACCGGAGACATCGTGGTCTTCAAGGCCCCGCCGCCGAACCCCGAGGTCTCGTTCATAAAAAGGTTCATTGCCGGCCCGGGAGACACGGTCGAGATCAAGGACGGCAAGATCGTCCTGAACGGCAAAGTAGTGGAGGACCCTCCCGCGTTCAGGCGCATCTATTATTACAACAGGGGCGATGTCTGGCAGGGGGATAAGCCCATAACCGTGCCGAATGATTCTTACCTTGTCCTGGGCGATAATTCCGCAAACAGTAAAGACAGCAGGTATTGGGGGTTCGTGCCGAAAAGCGGCCTTATAGGAAAGGCGGTCTTCGTCCTGATGCCGTTCAACAGGATGCAGATCATAACCGACAAATAA